In Synechococcus sp. Nb3U1, one DNA window encodes the following:
- a CDS encoding DUF1156 domain-containing protein, translating into MSYRKKLIEVALPLEAINMESAREKSIRHGHPSTLHLWWARRPLAACRAVLWSSLVDDPSSWPDKFPTEEAQNQERQRLFDILGRIVVETDKKGNTKQVVKGLVSWDEVNDPKSKVLEKAQQEIARCLAWERGEEPPTKPDAVREYIAKYAPPAYDPFAGGGSIPLEAQRLGLEAHASDLNPVAVLINKALIEIPPKFKDRPPINPEDKSQIRNWLGAQGLAADVRYYGAWMREEAFKRIGHLYPKVKLSKESGGGEATVIAWLWARTVKCPNPACGCQMPLVQSFQLSTKKGKEAWVEPIVGNREEVTGNSDDSVPSSLSSVPSIRFVVKSGQGKAPEGTVERKGARCVACETPVPLDHVRSQGKAGRMSQQLMAIVAEGQNGRIYLSPQAEHVEIAQSAQPTWKPDADLPHNPRDFKTPNYGMKKISDLFTPRQLVALTTFSDLVREAREKATQDAIVAGLPDDDVPLNDGGTGARAYGDAIATYLAFSVDKLSDRCSTICSWDVGCVKVRNTFVRQAIPMIWDFAEANAFSDSTGNFNGAIEWVYKVIENEFPNSRTQVQQHDATTPHPHDTTPKLISTDPPYCLAPDTLIQTAKGYVPIQDIQIGDQVLTHKGQFSPVINTSKRWYEGDIYHLTVAGVNHPLIITGEHPIYGIQTNPCGYQFSYCHPDCSYIKSQGHCRHQAFADYHLDWIPTSEAKPYDLIFVPTLTTNKFRRSISLREYLPQSDYLERNGLLHHQKATSKSLDRREQQTATLCLDRQYTIPDRLQITPDFCRLIGFFIAEGYARLESDGGTIQFTLHWEEQNLKDDIIHLMQTCFHLSPGKTTDNRKNNNNSFRLNFYSKPITTLFRTWFYTQDGHKCLPQWVLELPAEFLEGLIRGYWWGDGYRANNGYKAVTVSPALAGQIQLILQKLDIRSCLHTRTVKTTIVNGNPVIARYPQHNIIVNGPSLLKLAHHIGEPKNEPLSLKRFSQHGSWWENGYLVPIRKIEKKPYAGYVYNLETLDHSYTTAMGCVHNCDNIGYADLSDFFYVWLRRSLGSIYPNICGTLLVPKAQELVSTLYRFEGSKQKAKDFFESGIRQAFSRMRAVTHDAYPVTIFYAFKQQEEEGKKGEEVIASTGWETMLEGLLQSNLTINGTWPMRSELSNRMVASGTNALVSSIVLVCRPRPSDAPKITRRQFLTELKRELPKALKTLQQGNIAPVDLAQQDSIGPGMAIYSQYTAVLENDGTPLRVRTALQLINQILDEYLTEQEGEFDGDTRWALTWFEQYQFEPGQYGDAETLSKAKNTSVQGMVEAGILEAKGGKVRLLKRDALTLPASLSPGAREEQGTPSPLSPRGRGVGGEGANDWLITQHLIHTLDQQGETGAAALLAKLGSRGDIARDLAYRLYSLCDRKN; encoded by the coding sequence ATGTCCTACCGCAAAAAGCTGATTGAAGTTGCCCTGCCGCTGGAAGCCATCAACATGGAGTCGGCGCGGGAGAAGTCGATTCGGCATGGGCACCCCAGCACGCTGCATCTGTGGTGGGCAAGGCGGCCGCTGGCGGCGTGTCGGGCGGTGTTGTGGTCGTCGCTGGTGGATGATCCGAGTAGCTGGCCAGACAAGTTTCCGACGGAAGAAGCGCAAAACCAGGAACGGCAGCGCTTGTTCGACATTTTGGGGCGGATTGTTGTTGAGACGGACAAGAAGGGCAACACCAAGCAGGTCGTGAAAGGCCTAGTGTCTTGGGATGAGGTGAATGACCCCAAATCTAAGGTGCTGGAGAAAGCTCAGCAAGAGATAGCGCGGTGTTTGGCATGGGAGAGAGGCGAGGAACCGCCGACAAAACCGGACGCGGTGCGCGAGTATATCGCCAAGTATGCGCCGCCTGCCTATGACCCGTTTGCTGGGGGTGGATCGATCCCATTGGAGGCACAGCGGTTGGGATTAGAGGCTCATGCCAGTGATTTGAATCCGGTGGCGGTGCTGATCAACAAGGCGCTGATTGAGATCCCGCCGAAGTTCAAAGATCGACCGCCGATTAACCCAGAAGACAAATCGCAGATCCGCAACTGGCTTGGCGCTCAAGGGTTGGCCGCAGACGTGCGGTATTACGGCGCGTGGATGCGAGAAGAAGCATTTAAGCGAATTGGGCATCTGTATCCGAAGGTGAAGTTGTCGAAGGAGTCTGGTGGTGGTGAGGCAACTGTCATTGCGTGGCTGTGGGCGCGGACGGTGAAATGTCCAAACCCGGCTTGTGGGTGCCAGATGCCATTGGTACAGAGTTTCCAGCTTTCAACCAAGAAGGGGAAGGAGGCTTGGGTAGAGCCGATCGTAGGGAATAGGGAAGAGGTGACAGGGAATAGTGATGATTCTGTTCCCAGTTCCCTCTCATCTGTTCCCTCCATCCGGTTTGTGGTCAAGTCGGGGCAGGGGAAAGCGCCAGAAGGAACGGTGGAACGTAAGGGGGCGCGGTGTGTTGCTTGCGAAACACCTGTACCGCTTGATCATGTGCGAAGTCAGGGTAAAGCGGGGCGGATGAGTCAGCAGTTGATGGCGATCGTCGCTGAAGGACAAAACGGACGAATTTATCTATCACCCCAAGCGGAACACGTCGAAATTGCCCAATCAGCACAACCAACTTGGAAACCTGATGCTGATTTGCCGCATAATCCGAGAGATTTTAAGACTCCAAACTATGGAATGAAGAAGATTTCAGATCTCTTCACGCCGCGTCAACTTGTAGCGCTAACCACCTTCAGCGATTTGGTGAGGGAAGCACGGGAAAAAGCCACCCAGGATGCTATTGTCGCAGGGCTGCCGGATGATGATGTGCCGTTGAATGATGGCGGAACCGGGGCTAGGGCTTATGGAGATGCGATCGCAACTTATTTGGCGTTTTCTGTTGATAAACTATCAGATAGATGTTCAACTATTTGTAGTTGGGATGTTGGATGTGTGAAAGTCAGAAATACATTTGTTAGGCAAGCAATTCCAATGATTTGGGATTTTGCAGAAGCAAATGCTTTCAGTGACTCAACCGGGAACTTTAATGGTGCAATTGAGTGGGTTTACAAAGTAATTGAAAACGAATTTCCCAACTCTCGCACTCAAGTCCAGCAACACGACGCAACCACCCCTCACCCCCACGACACAACCCCCAAACTCATCTCCACCGATCCCCCTTATTGCCTTGCCCCAGATACCCTCATCCAAACCGCCAAAGGCTATGTCCCCATTCAAGACATCCAAATCGGCGATCAAGTTTTAACTCATAAAGGGCAATTTTCCCCTGTCATCAACACTTCCAAACGTTGGTATGAAGGAGACATTTATCACCTCACTGTTGCAGGCGTTAACCACCCTCTGATTATCACTGGAGAACACCCAATCTATGGCATTCAAACCAATCCCTGTGGTTATCAATTCAGCTATTGCCATCCCGACTGTTCCTACATCAAAAGCCAAGGCCACTGCCGACATCAAGCCTTCGCCGACTATCATCTCGACTGGATACCCACCTCAGAGGCTAAACCCTATGATCTAATTTTTGTACCGACACTAACTACGAATAAATTTCGTCGCTCGATTAGCCTGCGAGAATATTTGCCACAGAGTGACTATCTAGAGCGGAATGGGTTACTACACCACCAAAAAGCAACCTCTAAATCTCTCGATCGCAGAGAACAACAAACCGCTACCCTTTGCCTCGATCGTCAATATACAATTCCAGATCGCTTACAAATTACTCCCGATTTTTGCCGTTTAATTGGCTTCTTCATTGCCGAGGGCTATGCTCGCCTAGAATCCGATGGTGGAACTATTCAATTTACCCTGCACTGGGAAGAGCAAAACCTGAAAGACGACATCATCCATCTGATGCAGACTTGCTTTCACCTCAGCCCCGGCAAAACCACCGACAATCGCAAAAATAATAATAACTCCTTCCGTCTCAACTTCTACTCAAAACCCATTACCACCCTTTTCCGTACCTGGTTCTATACCCAAGACGGACATAAATGTCTGCCCCAATGGGTTTTAGAGCTACCTGCTGAATTTTTAGAAGGCCTGATTAGAGGCTACTGGTGGGGTGATGGCTATCGTGCCAATAATGGCTACAAAGCTGTCACCGTCTCCCCTGCCCTGGCCGGACAAATTCAACTCATTCTCCAGAAATTAGACATTCGCTCCTGTTTACATACCCGCACCGTAAAAACCACGATCGTTAACGGCAATCCTGTCATCGCCCGCTACCCCCAGCACAACATCATCGTCAACGGGCCATCCTTACTGAAACTAGCCCATCATATTGGCGAACCCAAAAATGAGCCTTTATCCCTCAAGCGGTTTAGCCAACATGGATCCTGGTGGGAAAATGGCTATCTTGTACCCATTCGGAAAATAGAAAAGAAACCCTATGCCGGATATGTATATAACCTTGAAACCCTAGATCACTCCTACACTACAGCAATGGGATGTGTGCATAACTGCGACAACATTGGTTACGCCGATCTCTCTGACTTCTTTTACGTTTGGTTACGCCGATCTCTAGGAAGCATCTATCCTAATATTTGTGGCACCCTCCTAGTCCCGAAAGCCCAAGAACTGGTTTCCACACTCTATCGCTTTGAAGGTAGCAAACAAAAGGCTAAAGATTTCTTTGAATCTGGAATCAGACAAGCTTTCTCTCGCATGAGAGCAGTAACCCATGATGCCTATCCCGTCACAATATTCTATGCCTTTAAGCAACAGGAAGAAGAAGGCAAAAAAGGCGAAGAAGTGATCGCCTCGACAGGGTGGGAAACCATGCTGGAGGGATTGTTACAATCAAACCTGACCATTAACGGTACTTGGCCCATGCGAAGTGAACTGAGTAACCGCATGGTTGCTAGCGGCACCAACGCTCTTGTTTCCTCGATCGTCCTCGTCTGCCGCCCCCGCCCCAGCGACGCTCCCAAAATTACCCGCCGCCAATTCCTCACCGAACTCAAACGCGAACTCCCCAAAGCCCTCAAAACCCTCCAACAAGGCAACATCGCCCCCGTAGACCTCGCCCAACAAGACAGCATTGGCCCCGGCATGGCCATCTACTCCCAATACACCGCCGTCCTCGAAAACGATGGCACCCCCCTGCGCGTCCGCACCGCCCTGCAACTGATCAACCAAATCCTCGACGAATACCTCACCGAGCAGGAAGGTGAATTTGATGGTGATACCCGTTGGGCACTCACCTGGTTTGAACAGTATCAGTTTGAGCCTGGACAGTACGGTGATGCTGAAACCCTCAGCAAAGCCAAAAATACCAGTGTACAAGGCATGGTAGAGGCGGGCATTCTAGAAGCAAAGGGCGGCAAGGTGCGCTTGCTCAAACGGGACGCCCTCACCCTCCCAGCCTCCCTCTCCCCAGGGGCGAGGGAGGAGCAAGGCACACCTTCTCCCCTCTCCCCACGTGGGAGAGGGGTCGGGGGTGAGGGGGCAAACGACTGGCTGATCACCCAACACCTCATCCATACCCTCGATCAACAGGGTGAAACCGGAGCCGCCGCCCTGCTGGCTAAACTGGGAAGCAGAGGCGACATCGCCCGTGACTTGGCCTATCGGCTGTATAGCCTGTGCGACAGAAAAAACTGA
- a CDS encoding type II toxin-antitoxin system PemK/MazF family toxin: protein MSLAKGDIVLVPFPFTDLSQTKLRPAVVLWVEPQGQDITLCFISSQNLERITLDELLLETSDPEFTQTGLKTTSKIKVTKIVTLERQLLQRRLGSLGTQQIQCLNQTLIQAFQLDV from the coding sequence ATGTCCTTAGCGAAAGGCGATATTGTGTTGGTTCCCTTTCCCTTTACCGACCTTAGCCAAACTAAACTGAGGCCAGCAGTCGTTCTTTGGGTCGAGCCTCAAGGGCAAGACATCACACTGTGCTTTATCTCTTCGCAGAACCTTGAGCGCATCACGCTGGATGAGTTGCTTCTGGAGACAAGCGACCCAGAATTTACGCAAACAGGACTTAAAACCACCTCCAAAATCAAAGTGACTAAAATTGTCACCCTAGAGCGACAGTTGCTTCAGCGACGATTAGGCAGCCTGGGCACGCAGCAGATACAGTGCCTAAACCAAACCCTAATCCAAGCCTTTCAGCTTGACGTGTAA
- a CDS encoding Uma2 family endonuclease → MIALNLRPTLQLTDEVFAQLCQQNPDLRLERTAQGELIAISPAGSESGRQNLSLSAQLWQWNHQAKLGVAFDSSAGFTLPNGAIRSPDAAWIEQTRWDNVSPEQRRKFAPLCPDFVLELKSPSDDLAALQAKLQEYIDNGTQLGWLIDPETQTVYCYQPGQPMQRLNQPSTLSGETILPNFVMDLTLIWE, encoded by the coding sequence ATGATCGCCCTTAATCTGCGCCCCACTCTCCAACTGACTGATGAAGTCTTTGCCCAACTCTGCCAACAGAACCCCGATCTAAGGCTGGAACGCACCGCCCAAGGAGAACTGATCGCCATATCCCCCGCCGGAAGTGAAAGTGGTCGTCAAAATTTGAGCCTCAGCGCCCAATTATGGCAATGGAATCACCAAGCCAAACTCGGAGTAGCCTTTGATTCTTCCGCCGGCTTCACCCTCCCCAACGGGGCCATCCGCTCCCCCGATGCCGCCTGGATTGAACAAACTCGCTGGGATAACGTATCCCCCGAGCAACGGCGCAAATTTGCCCCCCTTTGTCCCGACTTCGTCCTCGAACTCAAATCCCCCAGTGACGACCTTGCTGCCCTCCAGGCCAAACTGCAAGAATACATCGACAACGGTACCCAACTGGGCTGGTTAATTGACCCCGAAACCCAGACCGTCTACTGCTATCAACCCGGACAACCCATGCAACGGCTCAACCAGCCCAGCACCCTATCTGGCGAAACCATATTACCCAACTTTGTCATGGATCTCACCCTCATCTGGGAGTAA
- a CDS encoding Uma2 family endonuclease, whose amino-acid sequence MVTLQLRQLSVPPGQRLRIHDLDWSKFEAILDELGEKRASRIAYSDGILEIRMQLPKHEREKSIIGDIVKILLEELEIDCECFGSTTFKWQEMNYGIEPDECFYIQNHQTMIGKDRLDLSVDPPPDLAIEVDITSKIQMEAYTRLGVLELWVYEGTELKIYLLQAGHYQVSTTSPTFPDLPIVAWISEVLEHSRELGRSPALRAFRQKIRSLSTS is encoded by the coding sequence ATGGTCACCCTCCAACTTCGACAACTCAGCGTTCCCCCCGGTCAGCGTCTGCGGATCCACGACCTAGACTGGTCAAAATTTGAAGCCATCCTGGATGAACTAGGCGAAAAACGCGCTAGCCGCATTGCCTATAGCGATGGAATTTTAGAAATCCGAATGCAATTACCCAAACATGAGCGAGAGAAATCAATTATCGGAGATATCGTCAAAATCCTATTGGAAGAACTAGAAATTGACTGCGAATGTTTTGGCTCAACGACGTTTAAGTGGCAAGAAATGAACTACGGCATTGAGCCAGACGAATGTTTCTATATTCAAAATCACCAAACCATGATTGGGAAGGATCGGCTGGACTTATCCGTTGACCCGCCTCCCGATCTGGCGATTGAGGTCGATATCACCTCCAAAATCCAGATGGAAGCTTACACCCGCCTAGGGGTTCTGGAACTGTGGGTCTATGAGGGGACTGAGCTAAAAATCTACCTCCTGCAAGCCGGACACTATCAAGTTTCTACCACCAGCCCCACCTTTCCCGATTTGCCAATTGTGGCGTGGATATCAGAAGTATTGGAGCACAGCCGAGAGCTGGGCCGAAGTCCAGCCTTACGCGCCTTTCGCCAAAAAATAAGATCCCTCTCAACCTCATAA
- a CDS encoding HNH endonuclease, which yields MTVIPEPLRRQVEERAKHRCEYCLLPNSLSFYPHEVDHIIALKHSGSTNAENLAYACWRCNRYKGTDLGSFDPETGAFSFLFNPRTQQWSDHFRWQDARINGITPEGRTTVYLLKLNSHERIAERQRLNLES from the coding sequence GTGACTGTTATTCCGGAACCGCTCCGTCGCCAAGTGGAAGAGCGAGCCAAGCACCGCTGTGAGTACTGTCTACTACCCAATAGCCTTAGTTTCTATCCCCATGAAGTCGATCACATTATTGCTCTTAAACACAGCGGGTCAACCAATGCCGAAAATTTGGCCTATGCCTGTTGGCGGTGCAATCGCTACAAAGGCACCGACCTCGGCTCATTCGACCCTGAAACTGGAGCGTTCAGTTTTTTATTCAATCCCCGTACACAACAATGGTCTGATCATTTCCGTTGGCAAGATGCTCGGATCAATGGCATCACCCCAGAGGGTCGCACTACTGTCTACCTCCTCAAGCTCAACAGTCATGAACGCATTGCCGAACGACAACGGCTAAACCTTGAATCTTGA